One Triticum dicoccoides isolate Atlit2015 ecotype Zavitan chromosome 4B, WEW_v2.0, whole genome shotgun sequence genomic window carries:
- the LOC119291043 gene encoding TSL-kinase interacting protein 1-like has protein sequence MEKEVYEEMSPPPQPVDLPDATPPSASDPSQKPAKKATRQWAAWTRQEEESFFNALRQVGKNFEKITLRVQSKNKDQVRHYYYRLVRRMKKLLGPGFSLDARNSKDTIAAMLRWWSLLEKFSCSASKLHLKPRRFKTFVDALGNQLIKDRKRTRRKCSLGDTRLSSSSPVLSKTPGNQSFAVGLLPMDAQNGSKGASSKGAFMKRVAESNSNKSGVIRGDLSATRTVRQKRRAGGAGACAAYKKWERAAMAGVSLVADAAEELERKMTTQNLSCNADATVLASSPNNVSTVDDAGTNHMKEADPQAPSKLKLQLFPINEATRKALEKDDHNPHLELTLSSKKKMSSVLEHLNRKWGNSNIACGELVLFPYCAHQEDLATYQRWTTQDTVAVADVFFSVNSPSIFRLRYGWFSLAELEAGLSEISLTRFENCMIPEDIQVKSSSEACVQKDGTLPSDFTSEQSSNNSKDQSALLLGTPSSTGKNAAEEPSINTFPSQSGDHNQEQVPANQAFEVDPQMDCLAISEVDWADTLTDISVGYLLTEASKAANLDCEVTSIAKNPLFDENPCSYDSFDAAVALHASRYQAAEQPAQTSHSTMWGAEETCDEFSFMLATARKQQGLNTSASSPPDSDNEVHSSNSEGFQGFLQDLAGGDTPGNPCADDVKAMEELCARSPPQSDNDFGLKDQPLDDAFWPESLGPLDLDIPPIRSLADEFILGDSQNSWSRMMENSMDAFRNMSFFVSDNNDSVLPPIM, from the exons ATGGAGAAGGAGGTGTATGAAGAGATGAGTCCGCCTCCTCAACCTGTTGATTTGCCAGATGCCACTCCGCCCTCTGCGTCCGATCCCAGTCAGAAGCCTG CGAAAAAGGCGACACGACAATGGGCCGCATGGACACGCCAAGAGGAGGAGAGTTTCTTCAATGCTCTGCGCCAAGTAGGAAAA AATTTTGAGAAGATTACTCTACGTGTCCAGAGCAAAAACAAAGATCAG GTCAGGCATTACTACTATCGCCTTGTTAGGCGCATGAAGAAGCTTCTGGGTCCTGGGTTCTCACTTGATGCACGAAACTCCAAGGACACCATTGCTGCTATGCTCCGCTG GTGGTCTCTTCTCGAGAAATTTAGCTGCAGTGCTTCAAAGCTACATCTGAAGCCTCGGAGATTCAAAACATTTGTAGATGCATTG GGAAATCAACTGATAAAAGACAGAAAAAGAACGAGAAGAAAGTGTTCACTAGGGGATACCCGCTTATCTTCTTCATCTCCAGTTCTCAGCAAGACTCCAGGAAATCAATCTTTCGCAGTAGGACTCTTGCCCATGGATGCCCAAAACGGTAGCAAAGGAGCCTCTTCTAAAGGAGCGTTTATGAAACGGGTTGCAGAATCTAATTCTAACAAGTCAGGAGTAATCAGAGGAGACCTCTCTGCCACCAGAACTGTGAGACAAAAAAGGAGAGCAG GGGGTGCTGGTGCGTGTGCGGCATATAAGAAATGGGAGAGAGCTGCCATGGCTGGTGTTTCTTTAGTTGCTGATGCAGCTGAGGAGCTTGAACGCAAAATGACGACCCAGAACTTGTCGTGTAATGCGGATGCAACTGTGCTAGCTTCATCACCCAACAACGTATCTACTGTTGATG ATGCGGGCACAAATCATATGAAAGAAGCAGATCCGCAAGCACCTTCAAAGCTGAAGCTGCAGTTATTTCCAATAAATGAAGCCACACGGAAGGCATTGGAGAAG GATGATCATAATCCACATCTGGAGCTCACATTAAGTTCCAAGAAAAAAATGTCTTCTGTTTTAGAACATCTGAATCGCAAGTGGGGCAACTCAAACATTGCATGTGGAGAGCTTGTGCTTTTCCCATATTGTGCTCATCAAGAGGATTTAGCTACCTATCAGAGGTGGACAACACAAGATACTGTTGCAGTGGCTGATGTCTTTTTTTCTGTGAATAGCCCCTCTATTTTCCGATTAAG GTATGGCTGGTTCTCCCTTGCTGAGCTTGAGGCAGGACTAAGTGAAATATCGTTGACCCGCTTTGAGAATTGCATGATACCAGAAGACATTCAGGTCAAATCTTCCTCAGAGGCCTGTGTGCAAAAGGATGGCACTTTACCCAGTGACTTCACTTCTGAGCAATCATCTAATAACTCAAAAGATCAGTCGGCATTATTGCTTGGTACACCATCTAGTACAGGCAAGAATGCTGCGGAAGAGCCTTCCATTAATACCTTTCCCTCTCAGTCTGGcgatcacaatcaagaacaagttccTGCAAACCAAGCTTTTGAG GTTGATCCTCAGATGGATTGTCTTGCAATATCGGAAGTAGATTGGGCAGATACCCTTACTGATATCAGTGTTGGATACTTGCTGACAGAAGCATCCAAGGCTGCTAATTTGGATTGTGAAGTGACCTCTATTGCCAAAAATCCTCTTTTCGATGAGAATCCGTGCAGCTATGACTCGTTTGATGCTGCTGTTGCCCTACATGCTTCTCGTTATCAAGCGGCAGAGCAGCCAGCTCAAACATCCCATTCCACCATGTGGGGTGCAGAAGAAACATGTGATGAGTTCAGTTTTATGTTGGCCACAGCTAGGAAGCAACAAGGTTTAAACACTTCAGCTAGCAGCCCTCCTGATAGCGACAATGAAGTTCACTCTTCAAATTCAGAAGGGTTTCAAGGTTTTCTTCAG GACTTGGCTGGAGGAGATACTCCTGGTAATCCTTGTGCTGATGATGTCAAGGCAATGGAAGAACTTTGTGCCAGATCACCACCTCAAAGTGACAATGATTTTGGATTGAAAGATCAGCCTCTAGATGACGCATTCTGG CCCGAATCACTTGGACCACTGGACTTGGATATACCGCCAATAAGATCCCTAGCTGACGAGTTCATCTTAGGAGACAGTCAAAATAGttggagtcggatgatggaaaataGCATGGATGCATTTCGAAACATGTCGTTCTTCGTGTCCGATAACAATGACTCAGTTCTTCCACCCATCATGTAG